From a single Oceanobacillus kimchii X50 genomic region:
- a CDS encoding TetR/AcrR family transcriptional regulator, whose translation MKKLKKDLRIIKTEKNIRTALFSLLKSKSLEDITVSELCRKANVNRGTFYLHYGNIQEVFKQTFEEIVEDLKISYDEPYKQTNDNINQLDANMIRIFDHVKRHQNFYEIVFNERIPMTYYYSVFDRIRLLMSYSIEKPLKTITNINKDYLLSYQTNAILGLLIQWHRKNYETPVDELNQQLLKIINFPS comes from the coding sequence GTGAAGAAATTGAAAAAAGATCTTCGTATCATAAAGACAGAAAAAAACATCCGGACGGCATTATTTTCTTTATTAAAATCAAAGTCATTAGAAGATATTACTGTATCTGAACTGTGTCGTAAGGCTAATGTAAATAGAGGAACATTCTATTTGCATTACGGAAATATTCAAGAAGTATTTAAACAAACTTTTGAAGAAATAGTAGAAGATTTAAAAATTTCTTATGATGAACCATATAAACAGACGAACGACAATATTAATCAACTAGATGCAAATATGATAAGAATATTTGATCATGTGAAAAGACATCAAAATTTTTATGAAATAGTATTTAATGAACGTATTCCAATGACGTATTATTATTCCGTTTTTGACCGGATTCGTTTGTTGATGTCTTATTCCATCGAAAAACCGCTGAAAACAATTACTAATATAAATAAGGATTATTTATTAAGCTATCAAACCAACGCAATTCTTGGTTTGTTAATTCAATGGCACCGAAAAAATTATGAAACACCAGTTGATGAATTGAATCAACAACTATTAAAAATTATA